The Amblyomma americanum isolate KBUSLIRL-KWMA chromosome 2, ASM5285725v1, whole genome shotgun sequence genome contains the following window.
tgttcgttggaaaagttgggggcgctgcgagcgcgcgacgtGAGCAGACGTGTGTATCTTCGGCTCCGCCGATTTTCGGCTGGGGCCACGTCCCAAATCATTCTACCCCGGCAAAACTGGCGTCAAACGAGCCGGAAAACGAAGCGGAACACCTGGACTCCGAATTCGTCCAGGCAGGCCGATTTTCTCTAAATTTAGGGCCGTTTTTCGACCGACCACGTCGGCGCCGCCGTTAAGCCTAACGGCGTCGCCAACGCCTGGCCTGGTGGAATTGGCCCTCCGAGGACAAGATGGGGACTTCGGCGCAAGAAGTGCGCGGCTACGACCCTGAGGCGATGTTGTGGACCTCAGTGCCCACCACCggagattcaaattcgacggttactcccaaaattcggagtcaagctttgcttcaagcggctgcacgccgctcccaagacaaagcccagatggcggcgttcggcgccgccccggccgccggtttgtcggtcggaaacgtgaacgcttccgcgacgcgcgccacgggaagcaaggacaaggcgttctcgaagtggaagccgcgtccaatgcccaaaccgatacctgaagactacgtcatagttataaagaccagagaaagcgtttctcttcacgaggcgttcacagaaaccggctacggcactgccatttcagcgtacctcgggttgaaacgggcccgcgccatctccgttctaccctcaagagagcaaaacctcatcattgtgcataccccggacatcgaggcggccgaccagcttatcggggacttcgcagtaaattccgacaatgggtcgatcccgcttcggggttacctaagacaagacggcggcaacatgtgccacggcgtgatcgtggtccgtaactcggacaccacggaaactcttaaagaccgagtgtgctggcgcgccggcaccatcctggaaatccggaagttcgggacatccaacaaagcacgcatcactttcgcgggtaaggagaagccccgttacgtacattatgacaacatggtcgtctctgtgagaaactactacaaaactatcccggcgtgcggccagtgtgggGTCGTCGGGCATCGCGCTGATGGGTGTCCAAACCTGCGATCGAACACCTGTGGACTCTGCGGATTCCAAGCTCGGCTAGCGGAGGGGGTGCGGGCTCCTCACAACTGTGTTCCCCGGTGTTCTCTGTGCGGTGGCTCCCATGCCACCAACTCTCGTGACTGTACAGCAAAATTCCGCACacccaagacgaaaaagaaaaaaacggcgtccaagaagaaaagccgctctcttgggcctcccggcgatcagcatggccaggaaatctccaacaccgagaacccacctaccggaggtgctacaaaacaaccatccaaggtgtcgccaccacacggcggactggcgaaacagtcgacagaaacgcgcggtgataccagggactgggtcaacgcagtcaaaaatggccaccaggttagcggttcgggtggggctgcttctctctccccctttccactccctttccaagggcgcatagcgccgagcaagatcaaatagcagcactcagggcccaaaatgagatgctgctaaagaaaattaacgaattggaatctaaaatcaaccagtcttcTTCTCTCCCCTCGCCTCCCACGGCTGAGGTAATGGAGAGTGAGCTCGTGATACCGAAGgcggtaacaagtttggaggccgcattcgaggcccgcctcggggccacagaggcccgattcgccgctatagaaaatcaaatttcaatgatggtaaacgccatctccaaattgcaagagacaatccccgcgatgattgcccaacaaattgcgaattccttgcgctcctcgcgcaggcccggcgatcccttacccggccgccctcacaaaacttctagacgcaccccgaggtagccgacgacgacaactgctcactctctggtatggaggataccccccttcctgcgagtgttggctccgtagcagtgtcagtacaacccctcctcaatctaaatgaccatggcgagcagccctaagatcaggcgctccccaagaaccaattcggccacccccttccaaattgtccagtggaactgtcggggcttccgTTCTCGCGCAAAGAGGGCGGATCTTAACCTTAacctttcaactttcgattctcttcccgcggtggttgccctccaggagccagggagtggcgtcaccctcacaaattacatcccctttcagcaggacccctcttcctgcgtctgcgtgcataaaaattatacggctaatctagttgacttggaactttacacagaatattcatatgcgatggtgacacttcttccgctcaagaaacaagatctaccactccacgtactcaacatatactgttcccccaaactcaaaaatgtaacgttcgcagcactctttagccgcgctctaaaggctgcgggcagggaccccctggtgattgtgggcgatttcaacgcccacagtacactatggggatacgtgcgtgaagagaagcggggacgcaagctagcggaactcgcgtccacgctgggcctgactcttcacactgaccctgcatatccaacgtggctgggtaattccgtgacccgggatacatgcccggatctcacctttaccaaaaacattgtacacgcagaatggatcaacaccgaggaaaccctcggtagtgaccactgccttatcaataccaccgtaaggactaaaccattggcaagaccccacgcacaagctcggcttccagactggaataagttccggcaaaactacatcaattcggcgtctatcgacgaacaaggctaccacgcgtgggcacaaggattggttacacaccttcgttcggtggaaacacaaattcagctgctctcggaggccactccagaggtggacaaccaccttctgcacctctgggaggcgcggcacagcctcgtccgcagatggcgccgccaaaaacgtaacagaaagctcaaaattcgtatcgccgagctcacccagcgagcggcagagtacgcggcccaactcgccgactcgaactgggtagaccgctgcaacacggcggccagacaaatgtcgagccggagcacgtggcgccttttccgcgccctaattgacccgactcaaacccgcgccgagacacaaaaacatctccaacgagctattcatagcttcgatggaaatacatcaaaattagcatgcaaactgcgcgaccagtatctttgcactaagcaggaccccggaggacccgcgttctcgtatgcaggttcagagaacgcgaatcttgatcaaccgttccagttgcatgacctcaaggcggccctagctaaaatgaaacgaggaacggcaccgggcagggacaagataactgtgaaaatgcttactaatcttcccgatcccgcctatgaaaccctcctcgctttcatcaactcgatctggcttggtgaggcacctctaccaattgaaaatggaagaccgccctggtaactttcattccgaaagccggcaaagccataaacacagacaacctccgccccatctccctcacgtcttgcgccggaaagctgatggagaccatggtgcgggatagtctgtctgggtttctggaaaatgaacatacattcgcagacaccatgttcggtttccgcccgcagaggtccgctcaagatgttctgcttcaactcgaccgagaaattctcaaccctgtcgaatatcccttcaacgataatgcagtactcgcccttgactttaagggggctttcgacaatgtcacacacgaaatcatccttgaacatctctcccaaacgaactgtggacataacacgcttcagtacatcaagcaatttctctcggatcgacgaagtttcatccgaatacaagacgaagaacacggcccatataaactgggaacgagaggaaccccacagggtgcggtcctctcgccattacttttcaatctggccatgatgaaactcccggatcagctggcgaaagtcgaaggcatccagcacgcgctgtacgccgacgacataaccatctgggccaaacacggatcggttggagacattgaggccaacctgcagcaagcggcggagatcgtggacgcttacgccagccgctgcggccttcagtgctcaccgtccaaatccgaatttgtgcacattcgcccgtcgcttcagtgcgccaccaaaatcgaactatctctggccagcggcccgatacccgaacatgatgagattagagtacttggtctccttatccacaaacatcgacgggctgataccacacttgcaaaactgcgcaaggtgggggaccaggtgggccggatggtccgccgggtttccaacaaacgcggggggttacggtgcagagacgctttgcggctggcgcatgcattcgtgaccagtcgagtcctctactcgactccttacctccacctgcgcaagtttgatgagaacgccctcgaagtgattctgagaaagatgtacaagcgtgccctcgatatcccgatcaccacatccaaccagcgtctcatgggcctggggatggtttaCACATTCGcagagctccgggaggcgcacttgacaaatcaatacacaaggttttcaaaaacgccgtcgggtcgccgccaattagcccgactacacatccaccacccaacacttacggaagagcgcgtacgcgttcctgaaatctggagatacgccctgcacgtacgccctcttccggccaacatgacacgtgacgaccacagtggcaggcgccttacgcgggcggaggcactcgcccgtcactatgggaacaaacatggcatcttctacgtggacgcctcaggccctcaccatgggggggTGGTatacggccgcagtcgtccaccaaaaaatcgtggtgaatggtctaacgttccgagctcaagacataacacatgcggaagaagttgccatcgcgttagccgccgcagaccaggagtcgcgagtgatcgtcaccgactcgagaggggcctgcagaaatattaaacaggggtacattcctctctttgcgcatcgcatccttcaaatGAGTAACTatacctcggggcccccgcgtctcgaacgattgtatgggcttcagctcatatgggcctcgaaggcaatgaaacggcagacgccgccgcccgcgcgctcactctccgggcaacgccttcagaccctttggatacggatccaGAACCCAATCCGGCtctcacttttcgagaaattactgaattattccaattcggccatgcaatatatcacaagccttgtaagggcctcacaaaggtggaggaacgcacgctcctccgcctttacaccaaaacgctgctgtgcccggcagttttaaaacactttgatcctatctgtacaggagaatgcacacactgtgcggagaagtcttcggacatttttcacatggtgtgggcatgccagtcaaccccgaacctcgcccccaaacccaaccccacccgggaggactgggaggcagccctgct
Protein-coding sequences here:
- the LOC144119226 gene encoding uncharacterized protein LOC144119226; amino-acid sequence: MGTSAQEVRGYDPEAMLWTSVPTTGDSNSTVTPKIRSQALLQAAARRSQDKAQMAAFGAAPAAGLSVGNVNASATRATGSKDKAFSKWKPRPMPKPIPEDYVIVIKTRESVSLHEAFTETGYGTAISAYLGLKRARAISVLPSREQNLIIVHTPDIEAADQLIGDFAVNSDNGSIPLRGYLRQDGGNMCHGVIVVRNSDTTETLKDRVCWRAGTILEIRKFGTSNKARITFAGKEKPRYVHYDNMVVSVRNYYKTIPACGQCGVVGHRADGCPNLRSNTCGLCGFQARLAEGVRAPHNCVPRCSLCGGSHATNSRDCTAKFRTPKTKKKKTASKKKSRSLGPPGDQHGQEISNTENPPTGGATKQPSKVSPPHGGLAKQSTETRGDTRDWVNAVKNGHQVSGSGGAASLSPFPLPFQGRIAPSKIK